From the genome of Vibrio navarrensis, one region includes:
- a CDS encoding restriction endonuclease subunit S: MKLVTLDSVLTFHRGITFKPDDKVEVGSSESVVCFRTKNIQKELDESDLLAVPSSFVKRDELYVNQGDILISTANSWELVGKCVRVVKTQYKSTIGGFISLLRPKSELIDPDYLFRFLSMDETQERIRHLGKKTTNISNLDRVRFLQLQIPLPPLETQKKIAAVLEKADQLRKDCKLLEQELNSLAQSVFIDMFGDVRSNSFNSKKVKFDDIFEINSKLVDPRLPEFENLPHIGPEHLEKRTGRILPYRTAREDALVSGKFNFQKGCVLFSKIRPNLKKVAIPEFSGLCSADMYPLEAVDGVSTREFIWGLILSDAFDDYLETLPSRANIPKINRKELAAFEFYLPDLKDQKAYSKKLAKIQEQLKQNACLYQETENNFNALMQKAFKGKLTL; the protein is encoded by the coding sequence AAGCCTGATGATAAGGTTGAGGTTGGTAGTAGTGAATCAGTAGTATGTTTTCGAACAAAAAATATCCAAAAAGAGCTTGATGAAAGTGATTTGCTAGCAGTCCCCTCAAGCTTCGTTAAGCGTGATGAATTATATGTAAATCAAGGTGATATTCTTATTTCAACTGCCAATAGTTGGGAGTTGGTTGGAAAATGTGTGCGTGTTGTAAAAACGCAATACAAGTCAACTATTGGTGGCTTCATTTCACTGTTACGCCCTAAATCTGAGCTAATTGATCCCGATTATTTATTTAGATTTTTATCTATGGATGAGACTCAAGAGCGCATTCGTCATCTAGGAAAGAAAACCACAAATATTTCAAACTTAGATCGAGTGAGGTTCTTACAGCTACAAATCCCACTTCCCCCACTAGAAACCCAAAAGAAAATCGCAGCGGTGCTCGAAAAAGCCGACCAACTGCGTAAAGACTGTAAGCTTTTGGAGCAAGAGCTAAACAGCCTCGCTCAGTCAGTGTTTATTGATATGTTTGGTGATGTTCGATCAAATAGCTTTAATTCAAAGAAGGTTAAATTTGACGATATTTTTGAAATTAACTCTAAACTAGTTGATCCGCGACTCCCCGAATTTGAAAACTTACCTCATATCGGACCTGAACATCTTGAAAAAAGAACTGGTCGAATCTTGCCTTACAGAACGGCAAGGGAGGATGCTCTAGTAAGTGGGAAATTTAACTTTCAGAAAGGTTGCGTGTTGTTTTCGAAAATCCGTCCAAATCTGAAAAAGGTAGCTATTCCAGAGTTTAGTGGGCTTTGCAGTGCAGATATGTATCCTCTAGAGGCTGTTGATGGAGTATCGACTAGAGAGTTCATTTGGGGGTTGATTTTGTCAGATGCCTTTGATGATTATTTAGAAACCTTACCTTCTAGGGCAAATATCCCTAAAATTAATAGAAAAGAGCTAGCTGCTTTTGAGTTCTATTTACCCGATCTGAAGGATCAAAAAGCGTATTCAAAGAAGCTGGCAAAGATCCAAGAACAGTTGAAGCAAAATGCTTGTCTGTATCAAGAAACCGAAAATAACTTCAACGCTCTCATGCAAAAAGCTTTTAAAGGCAAGCTAACGCTATAA
- a CDS encoding DEAD/DEAH box helicase family protein, whose product MSDTVDSKGAQGDSNFAFMDIAIKGDDLFSSRCAEIQTRAKNAERNIKTDPRIAGFYARNALELMVETVFDIDNWMTRPRHDVALMSLIHDKGFKQNLTTNLFPKLKLVIRLGNEAVHSKTTLPQRDALQVVKELHHVLYWFIRTYTPNLDRSQFVVPPFDEALISQQVSIDAAVATKALSSIKRVQELETLLEQADKVEREAYLKQLKENEALKAANQALLEQIEQAKQSAEKVTDTHDYNEAETRTYLIDVLLHEAGWKLEHKRDREYPVSGMPISQANPNGNGFVDYVLWGDDGTALAVVEAKRTHRRAEDGQQQAKLYADCLEKQCGVRPVIFYTNGYETYLWDDHFYPPRQVQGFYTKAELELMVKRRTDRKPFFENGQPNSNLVINNDITNRHYQKSAITKLLQDFELEHERKGLFVMATGTGKTRTVISLVDLLVKNNWVKNILFLADRNALLTQAKKNFVKLLPRVSCSILDSSQSKDNIDSRLYFSTYPTMKNLLDRGANERPFGVGHFDLIVVDEAHRSVYSKYRQIFEYFDGFLLGLTATPKDEVEKDTYGIFDLQKGMPTYAYEDEKAYDQGYLVPPTKISVATKFLREGVKYKDLSPEEQEEWENKAELQDRDEVLPSEVNNFLFNTDTAEKMFAQLMSKDEHGGVHVEGGDVIGKTIIFAANNPHAQFLQEVFNKNYPKWAGKLARVITFKETYAQSLIDEFSGDENERKDFDPKNPTCRIAISVDMLDTGIDVPEVVNLVFFKVVRSKVKFTQMIGRGTRLCKDLFGPNDDKKTFKVFDYCQNFEYFDANPEGLPVGVAKPVTQQVFEKRVLLSTLLNSKLNNEDFREQNPEDYERYFELNRYQLDMLHHIVSGMNLDNFIVRPKRRAIEPFLDRKYWDNIDDAKFSELENQISQLPTEAEAFNSDEQLNHLSHRFDSLVLTMQLDLLEKGMISETIRGRVIEFAEQLEAKSTIPAVQAQLPLIQDVQTQEFWQDIHLVTLEELRRKLRNLMFALDKDKKEMVYTNFEDEVQGVHDVTNVYKNPSVDLAQYRKKIELYIQDHQDHLTIQKLKRNKAITQADLDVLEGLLLEASGISDVETYREKILQEKPLGTFIRQLVGLDQNAAREAFSAFLDEASYNAEQIEFIDQVIDYLVNNGILDMSQLFEPPFTDNHGESAYGFFDEGTVVELFGVIRKVNANAVVNESISA is encoded by the coding sequence ATGTCAGATACGGTTGATTCAAAAGGCGCTCAAGGCGATAGTAACTTTGCGTTTATGGATATTGCCATTAAAGGCGATGATCTGTTTTCTAGCCGTTGTGCCGAAATTCAAACTCGCGCCAAAAATGCGGAGCGCAACATCAAGACCGATCCGCGCATTGCTGGTTTCTATGCCCGCAATGCCTTGGAGTTAATGGTTGAAACCGTATTTGACATTGATAACTGGATGACTCGCCCGCGCCATGATGTGGCCTTAATGTCACTCATTCATGACAAGGGCTTTAAGCAAAACCTCACCACAAATCTATTTCCTAAGCTCAAGCTGGTGATTAGGCTGGGTAACGAGGCGGTACACAGCAAAACCACACTGCCACAGCGTGATGCCCTGCAAGTGGTGAAAGAGCTGCATCATGTGTTGTATTGGTTTATTCGCACTTACACCCCTAATCTTGATCGCAGTCAGTTTGTGGTTCCGCCTTTTGATGAAGCACTGATTTCGCAACAAGTGTCAATTGATGCAGCAGTGGCGACGAAAGCGCTAAGCAGCATCAAGCGGGTTCAAGAGCTAGAGACGCTGCTAGAGCAAGCGGACAAAGTCGAGCGTGAAGCTTACCTCAAGCAGCTCAAAGAAAACGAGGCGCTAAAAGCAGCGAACCAAGCCTTACTTGAGCAGATAGAACAAGCCAAACAAAGTGCGGAAAAAGTCACAGATACCCACGATTACAACGAGGCAGAAACACGCACTTATCTTATCGATGTGCTTCTGCACGAGGCCGGTTGGAAACTAGAGCATAAGCGAGACCGTGAATACCCTGTATCTGGCATGCCCATTTCGCAGGCCAACCCTAATGGCAATGGCTTTGTTGATTACGTGCTATGGGGTGACGACGGCACGGCGCTCGCGGTTGTTGAGGCAAAACGCACTCACCGCCGAGCCGAAGATGGGCAACAACAAGCCAAGCTTTACGCCGATTGCTTAGAAAAACAGTGTGGTGTGCGTCCTGTGATTTTTTATACCAACGGGTATGAAACGTATCTGTGGGATGATCATTTCTACCCGCCACGTCAAGTTCAAGGCTTTTACACCAAAGCCGAACTTGAGCTTATGGTAAAGCGTCGTACCGACCGTAAACCTTTCTTTGAAAATGGCCAACCGAACAGCAATCTTGTTATTAACAACGACATCACCAACCGCCATTATCAAAAATCAGCCATCACCAAACTATTGCAAGATTTTGAGCTAGAACATGAGCGCAAAGGGCTATTCGTGATGGCGACGGGTACGGGCAAAACTCGTACCGTGATCAGCCTTGTTGATTTGTTGGTGAAGAATAATTGGGTTAAGAACATTCTGTTTCTTGCTGACCGTAATGCACTACTCACCCAAGCCAAGAAGAACTTTGTTAAGCTACTGCCTCGTGTCAGTTGCTCAATTCTTGACTCCAGCCAAAGCAAAGACAACATCGATAGTCGTTTGTACTTCTCGACATACCCAACCATGAAGAATTTGCTTGATCGTGGCGCGAATGAGCGACCCTTTGGCGTCGGTCATTTCGATTTGATTGTTGTCGATGAAGCGCACCGTTCCGTGTATTCAAAGTATCGCCAGATATTTGAATACTTCGACGGCTTTCTCCTAGGCTTAACAGCAACACCCAAAGATGAAGTCGAAAAAGATACCTATGGTATTTTTGACCTGCAAAAAGGGATGCCAACCTACGCTTACGAAGACGAAAAAGCGTATGACCAAGGCTACCTTGTGCCGCCAACCAAGATTTCAGTCGCGACCAAGTTCCTACGTGAAGGGGTAAAGTACAAAGACTTATCACCTGAAGAACAAGAAGAGTGGGAAAACAAAGCGGAGCTGCAAGATCGAGATGAAGTATTGCCATCCGAGGTGAATAACTTCTTATTTAATACTGATACTGCCGAGAAGATGTTTGCTCAGTTAATGAGTAAAGATGAGCATGGTGGAGTTCACGTTGAAGGCGGCGATGTAATTGGTAAAACCATCATCTTTGCTGCTAATAACCCTCACGCTCAGTTTTTACAAGAAGTATTCAATAAGAACTACCCTAAGTGGGCGGGCAAGCTAGCGCGAGTGATCACCTTCAAAGAAACTTATGCTCAAAGCTTAATTGATGAATTCAGCGGTGACGAAAACGAGCGTAAAGACTTTGACCCGAAAAACCCTACCTGCCGGATCGCTATTTCGGTCGACATGCTTGATACCGGGATCGACGTACCTGAAGTGGTTAACCTTGTGTTCTTCAAAGTGGTTCGTTCAAAGGTGAAATTCACCCAGATGATTGGCCGCGGAACACGTTTGTGCAAAGACTTGTTTGGCCCGAATGACGACAAGAAAACCTTCAAGGTGTTTGATTACTGCCAGAACTTTGAATACTTCGATGCGAACCCCGAAGGTTTACCGGTAGGAGTCGCGAAACCAGTGACTCAACAGGTGTTCGAAAAACGCGTTTTACTCAGCACATTACTCAACAGCAAGTTGAATAATGAAGATTTCCGCGAGCAAAACCCAGAAGACTATGAGCGCTATTTTGAGTTAAACCGTTATCAACTGGATATGTTGCACCACATTGTCAGCGGGATGAATCTCGATAACTTTATCGTAAGGCCGAAGCGTCGAGCGATTGAGCCGTTTTTAGACCGTAAGTATTGGGATAACATTGATGACGCTAAGTTTAGTGAGCTAGAGAATCAGATTTCACAGCTGCCAACGGAAGCGGAAGCCTTTAATTCTGATGAGCAACTTAATCACCTATCACACCGCTTTGATAGCTTAGTTCTAACCATGCAGTTAGACCTGTTAGAGAAAGGGATGATCTCTGAAACGATCCGTGGAAGAGTGATCGAGTTCGCCGAGCAGTTAGAAGCCAAATCAACCATTCCAGCAGTACAGGCTCAGTTACCGCTAATTCAAGATGTTCAGACTCAAGAGTTTTGGCAAGACATCCACTTAGTCACGCTGGAAGAGCTGCGTCGTAAATTACGAAATCTCATGTTTGCGTTGGACAAAGATAAAAAAGAGATGGTGTACACCAACTTTGAAGATGAGGTGCAAGGTGTCCATGACGTGACAAACGTGTACAAGAACCCGAGTGTTGATTTAGCCCAGTATCGCAAAAAAATTGAGCTCTATATTCAAGACCACCAAGATCATTTAACAATCCAAAAGCTAAAGCGCAATAAGGCCATCACACAAGCGGATTTGGATGTTTTAGAAGGGTTGCTATTGGAAGCGAGTGGGATTAGCGATGTTGAAACTTACCGTGAGAAAATCTTACAAGAGAAGCCTCTAGGTACTTTTATCCGTCAATTAGTGGGTTTAGATCAGAATGCGGCTAGAGAAGCATTTAGTGCCTTTCTCGATGAAGCGTCTTATAACGCTGAACAGATTGAATTCATCGACCAAGTGATCGACTACCTCGTTAACAACGGCATTCTCGATATGTCACAGCTGTTCGAGCCACCCTTTACTGATAACCACGGCGAAAGCGCCTACGGCTTCTTTGATGAAGGCACCGTAGTCGAGTTGTTTGGGGTGATTCGCAAGGTGAATGCGAATGCAGTGGTTAATGAAAGTATTAGTGCTTAA
- a CDS encoding tetratricopeptide repeat protein, giving the protein MSKTVSIALACEADILIRAARLVDIGEIAQAVKLLEQAHNEKPRSDKLLGVLNDLYRKLGNHAKAKEHTVAVFDYSSHYAIHPEIELPNESDVAFLADKSNELVDVEYNFESSDSQPKKLSRKTLSLNKRVNDSSDEVEVKIYHRSKRKNVTLKPSHLSDEGDLADRSSSIKQVATEVPKIGTQESSPSGSCIEVQRGESHSLVDGLGDYVVEGLDEYFDILNEEETDDDISIDIYSYVEEVISDEELYVTDNNELDLYDLWIDDEQANDEDNNEKNSVLENSLSIEERARFVAVDCIIEFGWHARELPFLVDVFSGPGWSNTKVALLREVQSGTTVEELKLAFEVKKFWKDSSRYWISFSKAWLSGESADSTYKHCSWKQALRLIHLFNGVPAFEEIYNFLEVEFEHWYASTILRRCFPAFYHYLFSYRLHYRNIDSMFGGFALPEFFDGLDAISVHLPHSDEMLLLKDMGIDLANKFVSKKSFISDDYTDDYLLELWNQTA; this is encoded by the coding sequence GTGAGTAAAACTGTATCAATAGCTCTTGCTTGTGAGGCTGACATCCTAATACGGGCAGCTCGATTAGTAGATATAGGTGAAATAGCGCAGGCTGTTAAGTTACTAGAGCAAGCACATAATGAAAAACCTCGTTCAGATAAGCTGCTTGGTGTCTTAAATGATCTCTATCGGAAACTTGGAAACCATGCCAAAGCAAAAGAACATACCGTAGCCGTTTTTGATTATTCATCTCATTATGCTATCCATCCTGAGATTGAATTGCCAAATGAGAGTGATGTTGCTTTTTTGGCTGACAAATCAAATGAGCTAGTGGATGTTGAGTACAATTTTGAAAGTTCTGACTCTCAGCCAAAAAAACTATCCAGAAAAACTTTGAGCTTAAACAAAAGGGTGAATGACTCATCTGATGAAGTAGAGGTTAAAATATATCATCGTTCAAAGAGAAAGAATGTCACCCTCAAACCTTCACACCTGTCGGATGAAGGAGACCTTGCCGACAGATCATCATCCATAAAGCAAGTCGCAACTGAAGTACCCAAAATTGGTACACAAGAGTCAAGCCCGAGCGGGAGTTGCATCGAAGTTCAACGTGGAGAATCACACAGTCTAGTCGATGGTTTAGGTGATTATGTGGTGGAAGGGCTAGATGAGTACTTCGATATATTAAATGAAGAAGAAACGGATGATGATATATCGATTGATATATATAGTTATGTAGAAGAAGTAATTTCAGACGAGGAATTATATGTAACTGATAATAACGAGTTAGATCTTTATGATTTGTGGATTGATGATGAGCAAGCTAATGATGAAGATAATAATGAAAAAAATAGTGTTTTAGAAAACAGTCTAAGTATTGAAGAGCGAGCACGTTTTGTTGCCGTGGACTGTATAATCGAGTTTGGCTGGCATGCCAGAGAATTACCATTTTTGGTTGATGTATTCAGTGGGCCAGGTTGGAGTAATACAAAAGTCGCATTATTAAGAGAAGTTCAGTCTGGGACAACAGTAGAAGAGTTAAAGTTGGCCTTTGAAGTTAAAAAATTTTGGAAAGATAGCTCACGATATTGGATTAGTTTCTCAAAAGCGTGGTTGAGCGGAGAGAGTGCGGATTCAACCTATAAACATTGTAGTTGGAAACAAGCTTTGCGTTTAATTCATTTGTTTAATGGCGTCCCAGCTTTTGAAGAAATATATAATTTCTTAGAAGTTGAGTTTGAGCATTGGTATGCGTCTACTATTCTTAGACGCTGTTTTCCTGCTTTTTATCACTATTTATTTAGTTATCGTCTCCATTACAGAAATATAGATTCGATGTTTGGAGGTTTTGCTCTCCCGGAGTTTTTTGATGGTTTAGACGCAATATCGGTCCATTTGCCACACTCGGATGAAATGTTATTACTTAAAGATATGGGTATTGATTTGGCGAATAAGTTCGTGAGTAAAAAATCGTTTATCAGTGATGACTATACTGATGACTACTTGTTAGAGCTATGGAACCAAACAGCATAA
- a CDS encoding DEAD/DEAH box helicase, whose amino-acid sequence MYVQKRLKPVIGCWVLHEKFGRGLVRQVLDNIDGVTLKVGWQNREYGQTLVSASSVASGFMVGMEVQHVPVSKVELCLKEGIVLKVKEIAGFHQVLVKFSESSITRWLPFERLSWIKGVEHRFCTNDFGDVTTPMKFKLKVLAHAIENWNENTGSLSRLDIDPLPHQVHLVHHILASGHLNWMIADDVGLGKTIETGMLLKALEQRGQADRVLLVTPAGLTSQWKEELHNKFGLSEFRIYGENFNIDEAREWGMYKHVIGSIDRFKEDNHLEKLLRAEPWDLVIFDEAHRLSRRQYGMKYDASNRFQLANFLRAKTKAMVLLTATPHQGKPDKFQSLLMLLNPDRKDEIETLALNPEILSEMIIRNNKSDVTDLEGNFIFKGKTTKAIRVTHDKALKDFDCSLQSYLRKGYQTASEMGQAGNAIGFVMTVYRKLAASSAKAINQALHNRKLRLLEESQSANVDDELLVQDERYSGEAEEQHLKTTQGKEFFDGELEQLDILIAESEQVLITDPKLKEFKEVLIPSILANNKSEKVLIFTEYRSTQEYLKTALEEYYGDGCVNLINGSMKHQVRREAIRNFEDVGQFLISTEAGGEGINLQDKCHIMINYDLPWNPMRLVQRIGRLYRYGQKHRVVVFNLYSPESMDDQIMELMHERIEQVVGDLASLSGEYNERLSDDILGEVADLVDVGDILLEATSDGIVRTRERIEEALEKAKNSASKQRELFEYAAGFDPKEAKEELNITSEHVMYFMQGMFDLLNIEVVGKTHKDLIWQIKLNDAVATDLGVRRTKWQITFDRALHASRENCEMMDLDNFLFKYLLKKAKSYEFGGLTASIGKASQLEGAVICSYLRWQNSLGLRQRQELVAIQVCQDKEVALNTQDFCNWLKNDDISYYESSRRDLKELFQVAQVKSEEVLKAKSNQLLHPESIDPIAAALFHT is encoded by the coding sequence ATGTATGTTCAAAAGAGGCTCAAGCCTGTTATAGGTTGCTGGGTGTTACACGAAAAATTTGGTCGCGGTCTTGTGCGCCAAGTTTTGGATAATATCGACGGAGTTACATTAAAGGTTGGTTGGCAAAATCGTGAATATGGCCAGACTCTCGTTTCAGCTTCATCTGTAGCTTCTGGTTTTATGGTTGGCATGGAGGTACAGCATGTTCCAGTGTCTAAAGTAGAGCTATGTCTTAAAGAAGGGATCGTACTCAAAGTAAAAGAAATTGCGGGTTTCCATCAAGTCCTAGTCAAGTTTTCTGAATCGTCAATTACTCGCTGGTTACCATTTGAGCGGCTGTCTTGGATTAAAGGTGTAGAACATCGATTCTGTACTAATGATTTTGGTGATGTAACTACACCTATGAAATTTAAGCTAAAGGTTCTTGCACATGCTATTGAGAATTGGAACGAAAATACAGGGTCTTTATCACGCTTAGACATTGACCCTTTACCACATCAAGTGCATTTGGTTCACCATATTCTAGCATCTGGTCACCTCAACTGGATGATTGCCGATGATGTTGGCTTAGGTAAAACTATAGAAACGGGAATGTTACTAAAAGCTCTAGAGCAAAGAGGACAAGCAGATCGTGTTCTATTAGTTACACCAGCAGGCTTGACTTCTCAGTGGAAAGAAGAGCTGCATAATAAATTTGGCTTAAGTGAATTCCGAATATATGGCGAGAACTTCAATATTGATGAAGCGCGCGAATGGGGCATGTACAAACACGTTATAGGCTCAATTGATAGGTTCAAAGAAGATAATCATTTAGAAAAGTTATTGCGAGCAGAGCCTTGGGATCTTGTTATTTTTGATGAGGCTCATCGCCTTAGTCGAAGACAGTATGGAATGAAATATGATGCATCGAATAGATTTCAACTTGCTAATTTCTTGAGAGCTAAAACAAAAGCCATGGTGCTATTAACTGCTACTCCTCATCAAGGCAAACCTGACAAGTTTCAAAGCTTATTGATGCTATTAAACCCAGATAGAAAAGACGAGATCGAGACGTTGGCACTGAACCCTGAGATCCTGTCTGAGATGATTATTAGGAACAATAAATCGGATGTGACCGATTTGGAAGGCAATTTTATCTTTAAAGGCAAAACTACAAAAGCGATACGAGTTACGCACGACAAGGCATTAAAAGATTTTGATTGTTCACTTCAATCCTATCTGAGAAAAGGTTATCAAACAGCTAGTGAGATGGGGCAAGCCGGTAATGCAATTGGCTTTGTTATGACTGTCTACCGAAAACTAGCTGCATCCAGCGCAAAAGCGATCAATCAAGCATTACATAATCGGAAGTTAAGGCTTCTTGAAGAGTCTCAATCAGCAAATGTTGATGATGAGCTATTGGTACAAGATGAGCGCTATTCTGGCGAAGCAGAAGAACAACACTTGAAAACTACACAAGGAAAAGAGTTCTTTGACGGTGAGTTAGAACAGTTAGATATTTTGATTGCAGAGAGTGAACAAGTTCTTATAACGGATCCCAAACTAAAGGAATTTAAAGAGGTTTTGATACCGTCAATACTCGCAAATAACAAATCAGAGAAAGTCTTGATATTCACAGAATATCGCTCAACACAAGAGTATCTAAAGACAGCCCTTGAAGAATATTATGGCGATGGTTGTGTGAATTTGATTAATGGTTCTATGAAGCATCAGGTTCGTAGAGAAGCTATCAGAAACTTTGAAGACGTTGGGCAGTTCTTGATTTCAACGGAAGCTGGTGGCGAAGGGATCAACCTTCAAGACAAGTGTCATATTATGATTAATTATGACTTGCCTTGGAACCCCATGAGATTGGTTCAACGTATTGGTCGCCTATATCGTTATGGTCAAAAGCACCGTGTAGTAGTTTTTAACCTTTATTCTCCTGAGTCAATGGATGATCAAATCATGGAGCTGATGCACGAAAGAATTGAACAAGTTGTAGGTGACTTAGCTTCATTGAGCGGAGAATACAATGAACGTTTAAGTGATGACATTTTGGGAGAAGTCGCGGACCTTGTTGATGTAGGAGATATCCTGCTGGAAGCTACAAGCGATGGTATAGTTCGCACCAGAGAACGTATCGAAGAAGCACTAGAAAAAGCAAAAAATTCAGCGAGTAAACAGCGTGAACTATTCGAATATGCGGCAGGGTTTGATCCTAAAGAGGCAAAAGAAGAGCTAAACATTACATCGGAGCATGTGATGTATTTTATGCAAGGAATGTTTGATTTATTGAATATTGAAGTTGTAGGTAAAACCCATAAAGATCTTATCTGGCAGATTAAACTAAATGATGCTGTAGCAACGGATTTGGGGGTAAGGAGAACTAAGTGGCAGATTACGTTTGACCGAGCTCTTCATGCGAGTCGTGAAAATTGCGAGATGATGGATCTCGATAACTTTTTGTTTAAGTATTTACTTAAAAAAGCGAAATCGTATGAGTTTGGTGGACTGACGGCTTCTATTGGCAAGGCGTCCCAGTTAGAAGGTGCTGTAATATGCTCATATTTAAGGTGGCAAAATTCTCTTGGACTTAGACAGCGACAAGAGTTAGTTGCTATCCAAGTTTGTCAGGATAAAGAGGTTGCGCTGAATACTCAAGACTTTTGCAACTGGCTGAAAAATGATGATATTTCATATTATGAGAGTAGTAGACGGGACTTAAAGGAATTGTTTCAAGTTGCCCAAGTCAAAAGTGAAGAGGTGTTAAAGGCTAAATCGAATCAGCTGCTTCACCCTGAAAGTATCGATCCCATTGCGGCCGCATTATTTCATACGTAA
- the tnpC gene encoding IS66 family transposase, translated as MKKTLNINPESQDVAELQAMVKVLMSEKNEWQQERQSLLEQLKLAFDRQFAKRSEALKPYNESQGDLFNEAECEAAKEEEVDVVTTTTTMKKRGKRQPLPKSLPREVIELDLDDDEKQCTCCQHHLHKIGEDRSEKLEFTPAVLKVLEYVRPKYACRQCEQTQDNSRIVQKPAPQSIIPKSFATESLLANIILGKYQYAMPLYRQESLFTQSGIELSRTTMARWIIQVSEKFAPLYAALKAHLLEQMVIQADETPLNVLKEDKQCYMWLYCSGADSPDAALPNVKNIVLYDYQNSRARSCPVAFLGDYDGYLQTDGYGVYDGLHRVTNVGCFAHARRKFMDAKKLQGKGKSGKADKALAKIQKLYGIESRLKGASAEKRKAERQEHAKPILDELYEWMTTQKVLESSPLGKAIKYTLGQWPKLIRYIDDGHLSIDNNRAERAIKPLVIGRKNWLFSTNPNGAEASAMLYSIVETAKANGLILYDYIVKCMQELAKAEPDIDALLPWNFKH; from the coding sequence ATGAAAAAGACGCTAAATATCAACCCAGAAAGCCAAGATGTTGCCGAGCTACAAGCGATGGTGAAAGTGCTGATGTCGGAGAAAAATGAGTGGCAACAAGAGCGTCAATCCCTACTTGAACAGCTCAAGCTTGCCTTCGACCGTCAGTTCGCTAAACGCTCAGAGGCGTTAAAGCCTTACAATGAATCCCAAGGTGACCTCTTCAACGAAGCGGAGTGTGAAGCTGCTAAGGAAGAAGAGGTTGATGTTGTCACAACGACCACCACAATGAAGAAACGCGGCAAACGTCAGCCCCTGCCAAAGAGCTTGCCTCGTGAGGTTATCGAACTTGATTTAGACGACGATGAAAAGCAGTGCACTTGCTGCCAACATCACCTGCATAAAATCGGTGAAGACCGTAGCGAGAAACTTGAGTTCACGCCAGCGGTACTCAAAGTGTTGGAATATGTTCGTCCTAAATATGCTTGCCGCCAATGCGAGCAAACTCAGGACAACAGCCGCATCGTTCAAAAGCCAGCGCCGCAAAGTATTATCCCTAAAAGCTTCGCTACAGAAAGCTTGTTGGCCAATATCATCCTCGGCAAATACCAATACGCGATGCCACTTTATCGACAAGAGTCGTTGTTTACCCAGTCGGGTATCGAACTCTCGCGCACCACCATGGCAAGGTGGATTATCCAAGTCAGTGAGAAGTTCGCTCCACTTTATGCGGCCTTGAAAGCGCACCTACTTGAGCAAATGGTGATTCAGGCGGATGAAACGCCGCTCAATGTCCTCAAAGAAGATAAACAGTGTTACATGTGGCTCTACTGCTCGGGCGCGGACTCGCCAGATGCCGCACTGCCCAATGTAAAAAATATCGTCTTGTATGACTATCAAAACAGTCGCGCGAGGTCGTGCCCTGTTGCCTTCTTGGGCGACTATGATGGGTATCTGCAAACCGATGGCTATGGTGTTTATGATGGGCTTCATCGAGTCACCAATGTCGGTTGCTTTGCGCATGCTCGGCGCAAGTTCATGGACGCGAAAAAGCTTCAAGGCAAAGGTAAGTCAGGCAAAGCGGATAAAGCGCTGGCCAAAATCCAGAAACTCTATGGGATAGAATCCCGCTTAAAAGGTGCCAGTGCCGAAAAACGGAAAGCAGAGCGCCAAGAGCATGCTAAGCCGATACTGGATGAGCTTTATGAATGGATGACAACTCAGAAAGTGCTTGAGTCTAGCCCGCTGGGTAAAGCGATAAAATACACGCTCGGTCAGTGGCCGAAGCTCATTCGCTATATCGATGACGGTCACTTATCGATAGACAATAACCGTGCTGAACGCGCAATAAAACCGCTGGTTATTGGGAGAAAGAACTGGCTCTTCTCGACCAATCCCAATGGAGCGGAAGCGAGCGCGATGCTTTACAGTATCGTCGAGACAGCGAAAGCCAACGGCCTTATCCTTTACGACTACATAGTCAAGTGCATGCAGGAGTTAGCGAAAGCAGAACCAGATATCGATGCACTCCTGCCTTGGAACTTCAAACACTAA